A genomic window from Colletotrichum destructivum chromosome 7, complete sequence includes:
- a CDS encoding Putative catalase core domain, catalase, mono-functional, hem-containing, Catalase superfamily — translation MTAPTYTLAEGVPYADPTTAQHFGGNSIKGLMLLQDTQLIETLAHFSRERIPERVVHARAAGAFGEFEVTHDVSQYTSAKFLSGLGTKSKVLLRVSTVGPERGSADTVRDVRGWGMKIFTEEGNQDWVFNDIVSCQPFISLLEVKLIRQPVFFVRDPIKFPSLNRSHKRNPRTNVTDATMVCSSLRRALGTIADRKLVLGVGEPDVVVDLHADHSSFHNNNQEGIHALMHLFSGRGTPKSIRHLNSYSGHTYKLTKDDGTFHYVKIHIKTNQGVQNLSQDEAVRLAGENPDYHTADLYGAIEAGDFPSWTVFFQIMEPQDAEKYRWNIFDMTKVWPHSDYPLIPVGKLTLNKNPSNYFADIEQAAFSPSNMVRGFAPSADPMLQARMFAYNDAARYRLGVNYQQLPCNRAVSPVYCPYQRDGFMTFGDNYGADPNYVRSDLKPVNYVGSHGASGYAIGGHEDWVGRVCGFTSEVVDDDFAQARAFWEVLGQQPGEQEALVHNVAQHMGGAAAAVHEKAFGECPDGLIAKKKSLLIMGSASNVRQS, via the exons ATGACCGCTCCCACTTACACACTCGCCGAGG GCGTTCCCTACGCAGATCCGACAACCGCTCAGCACTTTGGCGGCAACTCAATCAAGGgtctgatgctgctgcaagACACGCAGCTGATCGAGACTCTGGCGCACTTCAGCCGCGAGCGCATCCCGGAACGTGTTGTCCACGCCCGAGCTGCCGGGGCCTTTGGCGAGTTTGAGGTTACCCATGATGTATCTCAGTACACCTCCGCCAAATTCCTCAGTGGCCTTGGGACGAAGTCAAAGGTCCTCCTCCGGGTGTCAACCGTCGGACCCGAGCGAGGAAGCGCCGACACCGTGCGTGACGTTCGGGGTTGGGGCATGAAGATATTCACGGAAGAGGGCAACCAGGACTGGGTCTTCAACGACATCGTAAGTTGCCAACCCTTCATCAGTCTCCTGGAGGTGAAACTGATTAGACAGCCTGTGTTCTTCGTCCGTGACCCAATCAAGTTCCCGTCTCTCAACCGTTCGCATAAAAGGAACCCTCGCACAAACGTGACAGATGCAACTATGGTATGTTCATCCCTCAGACGAGCGTTGGGCACAATTGCTGACCGTAAACTAGTTTTGGGAGTAGGTGAACCTGATGTCGTTGTTGATCTTCATGCTGACCATTCTAGTTTCCATAACAACAACCAGGAGGGTATCCATGCCCTTATGCATCTCTTTAGTGGCCGAGGCACCCCCAAGAGTATCAGACACCTGAACTCTTACAGTGGACATACGTATAAGCTTACGAAAGAC GACGGCACATTTCACTATGTGAAGATTCACATCAAAACAAACCAGGGCGTCCAAAACTTGTCGCAAGACGAGGCAGTCAGGCTTGCCGGCGAGAACCCAGACTACCATACCGCTGACCTATACGGGGCTATCGAAGCGGGCGACTTCCCTTCGTGGACAGTGTTCTTTCAGATCATGGAGCCCCAGGATGCTGAGAAATATCGCTGGAACATCTTTGACATGACCAAAGTCTGGCCGCACTCCGACTACCCTCTCATCCCTGTGGGCAAGCTCACACTAAACAAGAAC CCTTCGAACTACTTTGCCGATATTGAGCAGGCTGCTTTCTCCCCGTCCAACATGGTCCGTGGATTCGCGCCCTCTGCAGACCCCATGCTCCAGGCCCGCATGTTCGCTTacaacgacgccgcccgctaCCGACTCGGAGTCAACTATCAGCAGCTCCCCTGCAATCGGGCGGTATCCCCCGTCTACTGCCCCTATCAGCGAGACGGCTTCATGACCTTTGGCGACAACTACGGAGCCGACCCGAACTACGTGCGATCTGACTTGAAGCCGGTCAACTACGTCGGTAGTCATGGTGCGAGCGGCTATGCAATTGGCGGCCACGAGGACTGGGTGGGACGCGTATGCGGTTTCACCTCGGAagttgtcgacgacgactttgCGCAGGCTCGAGCCTTTTGGGAAGTCCTTGGCCAGCAGCCGGGAGAACAAGAGGCGCTGGTGCACAACGTCGCCCAACACATGGGTGGTGCAGCTGCAGCGGTACACGAGAAAGCTTTCGGTGAGTGCCCCGACGGACTGATtgcaaagaagaaaagtCTACTAATCATGGGTTCTGCCAGTAATGTTCGCCAGAGTTGA
- a CDS encoding Putative class I glutamine amidotransferase — translation MATLGSKKSIRIGVMLEAVQLSDIMGIDLFGNLSRAYYNKVKDFDPEFAQWADHPVETEFFFISSTLEPAEMTPGLRFVPNVTYDDCPRDLDLVLIGGPLLNHRPPAADRFMREAFSKTRVWLTTCIGSPWLASAGVLNGKKATTNREFLKIVREIHPETEWLDQRWVVEEKEYDGEGKGELWTGGGAGAGLSMIITYLNKNFDPGFVQKLALEAIAFEELALNQFYKTAR, via the exons ATGGCAACCCTCGGATCCAAAAAGTCCATTCGCATCGGCGTCATGCTCGAGGCCGTTCAGCTGAGCGACATCATGGGCATCGATCTCTTCGGCAATCTGTCCCGTGCGTACTACAACAAAGTCAAGGATTTCGACCCCGAGTTCGCGCAGTGGGCCGACCACCCGGTCGAGACGgagttcttcttcatctcctcgaccCTCGAGCCTGCCGAGATGACGCCGGGGCTGCGGTTCGTCCCCAACGTCACCTACGACGACTGCCCGCGCGACCTggacctcgtcctcatcggcggACCCCTGCTCAACCACCGTCCGCCAGCTGCCGACCGTTTCATGAGGGAGGCGTTCTCCAAGACGAGGGTGTGGCTGACGACCTGCATCGGCAGCCCGTGGCTGGCCAGCGCCGGCGTGCTCAATGGcaagaaggcgacgacgaatcGCGAGTTCCTCAAGATCGTAAGGGAGATCCACCCCGAGACTGAGTGGCTCGATCAAAGAtgggtcgtcgaggagaaggagtacgacggcgagggcaaggGTGAGCTATGGACGGGGGGTGGAGCAGGAGCTG GTCTTTCGATGATCATTACATACCTGAACAAGAACTTCGACCCGGGCTTTGTTCAGAAGCTGGCCCTGGAGGCGATCGCCTTTGAGGAGCTGGCCCTGAACCAGTTTTACAAGACGGCGAGGTAA
- a CDS encoding Putative class I glutamine amidotransferase, which produces MSTIRIGSLAYGYQTIDVVGPLDVLSSGSKLFAKALREYHPVSDEVVASAPEIEFHHIGVSLDPVELTAGVSIVPTATVDNAPEIDILLLGGPNPATFELHPKYAEYIRQHVEAGKTLFTNCTGAFVAATAGVLDGREATVNHAELAWIKKRFPKVRWTDETKWVVDGNIWTAAGAVAGMDMTAQWFKETYGVGVLTLATMGLDYEPRDSRGLLNVIPKRYDSEGNQISTHVFPSYDSY; this is translated from the coding sequence ATGTCTACCATTCGCATCGGTTCGCTGGCCTATGGATATCAAACCATCGACGTTGTAGGCCCGTTGGATGTTCTCAGTTCTGGCAGTAAACTCTTCGCCAAAGCTCTCAGGGAGTACCACCCCGTgagcgacgaggtcgtcgccTCAGCACCAGAGATTGAATTCCATCACATTGGAGTCAGTCTGGACCCCGTGGAGTTAACCGCTGGCGTCTCCATCGTGCCAACGGCGACAGTCGACAACGCCCCGGAAATTgacatcctcctcctcggcgggcCCAACCCGGCAACCTTCGAGTTGCACCCCAAGTACGCGGAATACATCCGTCAGCATGTCGAGGCTGGCAAGACTCTCTTCACCAACTGTACCGGGGCTTTCGTGGCGGCCACTGCCGGGGTTCTCGACGGCCGTGAGGCTACTGTCAATCACGCGGAGCTGGCATGGATCAAGAAGCGCTTTCCGAAGGTCCGGTGGACTGACGAGACCAAGTGGGTTGTCGATGGAAATATCTGGACGGCAGCAGGGGCCGTCGCGGGCATGGACATGACGGCTCAATGGTTCAAGGAAACGTATGGGGTGGGAGTTCTCACGTTGGCGACCATGGGCCTGGACTACGAACCCAGAGATTCCCGTGGCTTGCTCAACGTCATCCCAAAGAGATACGACTCCGAAGGAAATCAAATTTCGACCCACGTCTTCCCGTCGTACGACTCTTACTGA
- a CDS encoding Putative amidase: MSSQPKQESWKTIARRKQAERAGRIPSKWHIPPHVLPKDPPRFEDGPQNVLDIPRRFLSPAEVSITESYTIPQLCQAVSSCRLSAVEVAEAFCHRAAIAHQLTNCLTEPLFDAALQRARYLDEHLREHGVPLGPLHGLPVSVKDTFDVAGVDTSIGLAYLCHKPATRNAPLADLLLSLGCVVVAKTNVPQTLASLDSVNNVFGRTMNPVNRLCTAGGSSGGEGVLVAMRGCMIGIGTDIGGSIRVPAMCNGVYGFKPSNGRVPYGGQALTGVEGLSRTSVQAVAGPIGRSVEDIDALMREIVPRAALWGEDCMPATWSPGPRESSLASPSGSGKHGELVVGVLRTDGNCSLHPPIANMMDEVAYFLATTPGVKVVELGCPPAWTKAQSVMNKLMGADGGVTMAEMIEATGEPLVPWTASRFKKGRPQPLTRLAELQAQRARLEREMLGVWVEDDEHGRRRQKLDALVCPVAPHPVPPIDGYNAVGMTSSWVLLDYPAATVPVRDVKESDLQLGRPQGGKVLGSWDERNRELWDESKVDRRVYLGTPLSVQVVVPRLQDDRLVDVMGCVDAACKRKGGNAHAKL, from the coding sequence ATGTCGTCCCAACCAAAGCAGGAATCGTGGAAAACCATCGCCCGACGCAAGCAGGCCGAACGAGCAGGTCGCATCCCTTCAAAATGGCACATACCGCCCCACGTCCTCCCCAAAGACCCGCCGAGGTTTGAAGACGGGCCCCAGAACGTCCTTGACATCCCGCGCCGGTTCCTCTCGCCGGCCGAAGTCTCCATCACCGAGTCGTACACAATCCCGCAGCTGTGCCAGGCCGTTTCTTCGTGCCGTCTCTCGGCGGTGGAGGTGGCAGAAGCCTTTTGCCATCGCGCGGCCATCGCCCACCAGCTCACAAATTGTCTGACGGAGCCCCTCTTCGACGCGGCCCTGCAGCGCGCGCGGTACCTCGACGAGCACCTCCGCGAGCACGGCGTGCCCCTCGGGCCCTTGCACGGCCTCCCCGTGTCGGTCAAAGACAccttcgacgtcgccggtGTCGACACGTCCATAGGCCTGGCGTACCTGTGCCACAAGCCCGCCACGCGGAACGCGCCCCTGGCCgatctcctcctctcgcTGGGCTGCGTCGTCGTGGCCAAGACCAACGTGCCGCAGACCCTCGCCAGCCTCGACTCGGTCAACAACGTCTTCGGCCGCACGATGAACCCGGTCAACCGGCTGTGCACTGCCGGCGGGTcctcgggcggcgagggcgtcctcgtcgccatgaGGGGCTGCATGATCGGCATCGGGACCgacatcggcggcagcatccGTGTGCCGGCCATGTGCAACGGCGTCTACGGCTTCAAGCCCTCCAACGGCCGCGTGCCCTACGGGGGCCAGGCGCTGACGGGGGTTGAGGGCCTGAGCCGCACGTCGGtgcaggccgtcgccggtCCGATCGGCCGGAGCGTCGAGGACATTGACGCGCTCATGCGCGAGATCGTGCCCCGGGCCGCGCTGTGGGGGGAAGACTGCATGCCGGCCACGTGGTCGCCGGGTCCCCGTGAATCGTCACTGGCATCACCATCCGGCAGCGGCAAACACGGCGAgctggtcgtcggcgtcctccgCACCGACGGCAACTGCAGCCTCCACCCGCCCATCGCCAACATGATGGACGAGGTGGCGTACTTCCTCGCGACGACCCCCGGAGTCAAGGTCGTCGAACTGGGATGCCCTCCGGCGTGGACCAAGGCGCAGTCCGTCATGAACAAGCTGATGGGCGCCGACGGGGGTGTCAcgatggccgagatgatcGAGGCGACGGGCGAACCGTTGGTGCCGTGGACGGCGTCGCGCTTCAAGAAGGGCAGGCCGCAGCCGCTCAcgcgcctcgccgagctccagGCCCAACGCGCACGTCTGGAGCGCGAGATGCTCGGGGTCtgggtcgaggacgacgagcacggccgccgccggcagaagctcgacgccctcgtctgCCCCGTGGCACCGCACCCCGTGCCGCCAATCGATGGCTACAACGCCGTGGGGATGACCAGCAGTTGGGTTCTGCTGGACTATCCCGCGGCAACGGTGCCCGTGCGGGACGTCAAGGAGAGCGACTTGCAGCTCGGCAGGCCGCAGGGTGGCAAGGTTCTAGGGAGCTGGGACGAGAGGAACCGCGAGCTCTGGGATGAGAGCAAGGTTGATAGGAGGGTGTATCTCGGGACGCCGCTGAGCGTCCAGGTTGTTGTGCCGCGGCTGCAGGACGACAGGTTGGTTGATGTCATGGGCTGCGTGGATGCGGCGTGTAAGAGGAAAGGAGGCAACGCCCACGCGAAGCTTTGA
- a CDS encoding Putative GNAT domain, acyl-CoA N-acyltransferase — MSSKVQVLGGTPTDKELGPTVSTLPAAVPDRSVVLHGSLATLEPWSTPTHWARFWRNLQLLENQWLVDYFPFDEVRSEADLRKQLDDLAAVPDVILYAVLADPAHLNPVKAADGEAGFVGHAEVFGFMAYSLAGTAHREIEVGALFAPALQRTAAATEAHYVMLKNVLEPVRVQEGKSLPYRRVSWKCNSLNAASRRAAERLGYVYEGTLRNHQIVKGRSRDTSWFSIIDNEWLVIRIALEKWLDRSNFDEHGRQVKALDSIRAELTATAEYSDK, encoded by the exons ATGTCCTCCAAGGTTCAGGTCCTGGGCGGAACTCCTACTGACAAAg AACTCGGCCCAACCGTCAGCACCCTCCCCGCTGCTGTACCAGACCGATCCGTCGTTCTGCACGGCTCCCTCGCTACACTCGAACCTTGGTCAACGCCAACTCACTGGGCCAGATTTTGGCGCAACCTCCAGCTACTTGAGAACCAATGGTTGGTGGACTACTTTCCGTTCGACGAGGTCCGCTCGGAAGCGGACCTGCGCAAGCAACTCGACGATCTGGCTGCTGTGCCGGATGTTATTTTGTACGCCGTCCTAGCTGATCCGGCACACCTGAACCCGGTGAAAGCGGCGGATGGAGAGGCAGGCTTTGTGGGGCATGCAGAGGTGTTCGGATTCATGGCGTATTCGCTGGCTGGTACGGCGCACCGTGAGATTGAGGTGGGAGCGTTGTTTGCACCGGCGCTACAGCggacggcagcggcaactGAGGCGCATTACGTCATGTTGAAGAATGTGCTGGAGCCGGTTCGCGTGCAGGAAGGAAAGTCTCTGCCGTATCGGAGAGTGTCGTGGAAGTGTAACAGTCTGAACGCGGCATCCCGCCGGGCGGCGGAGCGGCTCGGGTATGTGTATGAGGGGACATTGAGGAACCATCAGATTGTGAAGGGAAGGTCGAGGGATACGAGTTGGTTTAGCATAATCGACAACGAGTGGCTAGTGATAAGGATTGCCTTGGAGAAGTGGTTGGATCGGAGCAATTTTGATGAGCATGGAAGGCAGGTGAAAGCGCTCGACAGTATTCGGGCAGAGTTGACTGCAACAGCCGAGTATTCTGACAAGTAA
- a CDS encoding Putative cytochrome P450, producing the protein MDVFTLPSTAFSPGEFFYQSFTTCTIALAVLISPFLLTYVFTYTRFVLQNQKQNGTSTRSSLVPPYFVPGLGHAYSILFNAENFLRSLQAKAKHAVLSLSVPLGSLCYVLPGEGVRLLFKAPRDLVPVPGIFDALTVFFGLTPSDYHVFNHDHISSFEANKGKEHSTSHPDESRRIMEHQRKDFATFLNGENLRLVMDRFSCNLRQQFWPRHPPHPSSEFVDVPDLYRFVRDSLFKAEVEALYGKRIFAVCPSFCEDFWAFYDAFPVVSRGSPRWLYPAEYHSRDLMLRNLDTWRRWCNANSHQDDEEPGHAESNPIWGTRYVKNMVRRYEGLGFSDPGVSSLLLGFLFVTTANTIPAAAWMILHTLLDQSLVSRLRKELSVDSETTELQIDYTALSSAPLLNSVYRETLRLHVAGTIGRKAVGAGVRLHGDSLLPLQSGATGMSANWLGGLDESVWNTGRIIEGVAEHSLESFWAERFLEYPDDPASGPLLKPQSLYTAANRSSTQEKPVRDDSKAKLSNPAALRGHFFPFGGGTWRCPGETLAKNTILVSVFLLLRELDVEICDPVSAARANSRHRAMPFGTHAFDRPVPVRYRKRRWQSHC; encoded by the exons ATGGACGTGTTCACTTTGCCTTCTACTGCTTTCAGTCCCGGCGAATTCTTTTACCAGAGCTTCACAACATGCACCATCGCCCTTGCGGTCTTGATTTCTCCTTTCCTGCTCACTTACGTCTTCACTTATACTCGTTTCGTTTTACAAAACCAGAAACAAAACGGCACCAGTACTCGCTCATCACTCGTTCCTCCATACTTCGTTCCTGGACTGGGACATGCCTACTCCATCCTTTTCAACGCCGAGAACTTCCTCCGTTCTCTACA GGCAAAAGCCAAGCATGCGGTACTCTCGCTCTCTGTGCCCCTGGGTTCGCTCTGCTATGTTCTCCCTGGCGAAGGAGTGCGGCTACTCTTCAAGGCGCCCCGAGATCTCGTACCGGTCCCGGGAATATTCGACGCCTTGACAGTCTTCTTTGGGCTGACGCCGTCTGATTACCATGTGTTCAACCATGATCACATCTCGTCTTTTGAGGCAAACAAGGGGAAAGAACACTCGACATCCCACCCAGACGAATCAAGACGAATCATGGAACATCAGCGAAAGGACTTCGCCACCTTCTTGAACGGAGAGAATCTGAGGCTCGTAATGGATAGGTTCTCGTGCAATCTCCGGCAACAGTTCTGGccccgtcatcctcctcacccAAGCTCGGAATTTGTGGATGTCCCGGATCTATACAGGTTTGTGCGCGACTCCCTTTTCAAAGCTGAGGTCGAGGCACTTTACGGCAAACGCATCTTCGCCGTCTGCCCCTCGTTCTGCGAAGACTTCTGGGCGTTTTACGACGCGTTCCCTGTGGTCTCGCGCGGTAGTCCTCGCTGGCTCTACCCCGCGGAGTACCACTCCAGGGACCTCATGCTTCGTAATTTGGACAcctggaggaggtggtgcaACGCCAACTCCCaccaggacgacgaggagccggGCCATGCAGAGTCCAACCCGATCTGGGGCACGCGTTACGTGAAGAACATGGTGAGGCGATATGAGGGCCTGGGATTTTCGGATCCCGGGGTTTCGAGTCTGCTGCTTGGTTTTCTATTTGT AACGACAGCAAACACGATACCAGCAGCGGCCTGGATGATTCTTCACACCCTCCTTGACCAATCTCTCGTGAGCCGACTGAGGAAAGAGTTGTCGGTCGATTCCGAGACCACAGAACTCCAAATCGACTACACGGCGCTGTCATCGGCCCCGCTGCTGAACTCGGTTTACCGCGAGACTCTCCGTCTACATGTTGCCGGGACCATTGGCCGCAAGGCCGTGGGCGCCGGAGTCCGCCTCCACGGGGACTCATTGTTGCCTCTTCAATCCGGAGCCACAGGCATGTCGGCAAACTGGCTCGGGGGGTTAGATGAATCTGTCTGGAACACCGGCCGCATCATCGAAGGGGTCGCCGAGCACTCGCTCGAGTCATTCTGGGCGGAGCGGTTCTTAGAATACCCAGACGACCCTGCGAGTGGTCCACTACTGAAACCTCAGTCATTATACACCGCCGCGAACAGAAGTTCCACGCAAGAGAAACCCGTTCGAGACGACTCCAAAGCTAAGTTGTCAAACCCGGCGGCCCTTCGGGGCCATTTTTTCCCATTTGGAGGAGGCACATGGCGGTGTCCAGGAGAGACATTGGCTAAGAACACTATTCTGGTCTCGGTTTTCCTGCTCCTGAGAGAATTGGATGTTGAGATTTGCGATCCTGTGAGTGCGGCCAGAGCCAACTCGCGTCATCGGGCCATGCCGTTTGGAACACATGCTTTTGATAGACCAGTGCCTGTTCGGTATCGAAAGAGGCGTTGGCAGTCTCATTGTTAG
- a CDS encoding Putative inosine/uridine-preferring nucleoside hydrolase domain, ribonucleoside hydrolase, whose translation MMSARITRVVFAALVARCVAAARKNIIIDTDIFSDCDDTAALLLAATSPDVNLLGVNVNYPSTYSVTATSAILAHYGLPAVPIGTRRPLTDEGFLDTFAYDLGEYASKISYHFSGGSLPFGAAEEAWDAVSLYRKLLAEADGPVTIVSIGFFENLSGLLNSTADSHSDLAGPALVASKVAELVVMGGGYPSGREFNFFGDNPLRTAHVVNNWQGRIVFCGTEVGGDLLSGGRLLAEGPLSDPVRQAYIYYNFYRPRQSWDPLTVLYAMQGVGDLFEYGNEYGRNFVFANGSNEWIFDRNVTNQFWLNLKVDNVTASAALDKLYLEGALLFANTTNA comes from the exons ATGATGTCCGCAAGAATCACCAGAGTCGTTTTTGCTGCTCTCGTGGCCCGATGCGTTGCAGCAGCCCGCAAGAATatcatcatcgacaccgACATCTTCAGTGATTGCGA TGACACCGCCGCGCTGCTCCTTGCCGCGACGTCCCCCGACGTGAACTTGCTCGGTGTCAACGTCAACTATCCTTCGACCTACTCCGTGACCGCAACGTCGGCTATCCTCGCGCACTACGGCCTGCCCGCGGTCCCCATAGGGACGCGCCGGCCGTTGACCGACGAGGGCTTCCTCGACACGTTCGCGTACGATCTGGGAGAGTATGCGAGCAAGATATCGTATCACTTCTCCGGGGGCTCCCTCCCGTTTGGGGCGGCAGAGGAGGCATGGGACGCCGTCTCGCTGTACCGcaagctcctcgccgaggcggacgggcccgtcaccatcgtctcgatcggcttcttcgagaaCCTCTCGGGCCTGCTCAACTCCACGGCCGACTCGCACTCGGACCTCGCCGGCCCCGCGCTCGTCGCGAGCAAGGTCGCGGAGCTGGTCGTCATGGGCGGCGGGTACCCCTCGGGCAGGGAGTTCAACTTCTTCGGGGACAACCCGCTGCGCACGGCGCACGTCGTCAATAACTGGCAGGGCCGCATCGTCTTCTGCGGCaccgaggtcggcggcgattTGCTGTCCGGCGGCAGGCTCCTTGCCGAGGGCCCGCTGTCGGATCCGGTCCGCCAGGCCTACATCTACTACAACTTCTACCGACCCCGGCAGTCGTGGGATCCTCTCACGGTTCTGTATGCCATGCAGGGCGTTGGGGACCTTTTCGAGTACGGCAACGAGTACGGCCGCAACTTTGTCTTTGCGAATGGCTCAAACGAGTGGATCTTTGACAGGAATGTCACCAACCAGTTCTGGTTGAACCTGAAAGTGGACAAtgtcacggcctcggcggctctCGACAAGCTTTACCTGGAAGGGGCGTTGCTTTTTGCCAATACGACTAACGCATAA
- a CDS encoding Putative peptidase S8/S53 domain, Fn3-like domain, peptidase S8, subtilisin, His-active encodes MVAWRASVTALASLVTIAVASTVERSETTPVIEQTHVPGAFIVEFADSQDAPAFLSRLESEAGIVKVSRRLNLNSKIFRGVSFNVEDHDDKTISRIGSLPQVKNIWPVPLIAVPEIDVSWTGKDLKHKHKRQTNSTAWPPHVMTQVDKLRAGGFTGEGLRIGVVDTGIDYTHPALGGCFGPGCLVEFGHDLVGDSYDGTSAPVPDDDPFEECLGHGTHVAGIVAATENPMGFTGASPGVRLGAYRTFSCSGLTSGDVMLAGVIRAFEDGSDIITGSIGSPNGWAGEAFSVAVSRIVDAGVPCTFAAGNQVGGTEGLFGLSNPSSGDGVMSISSYQSEGADSAGKVSAYTSWGPTFELGLAPSFGAPGGGIMSTWPVALGEYAVASGTSMATPLVASIVALVSQARGTRDPDLIKRLLASTAKPNLSQSYGGGDFSVGLGPVAQQGAGMVQAYDAAYATSILSVAGISFNDTDSLVSETSFTVTNVGDSVATYNVSHAPALTAITLSDIYRQSTPGLSTTYATLTFEPATFTLEPNASAEVSVSVVPPQGLDAATLPVYSGWVVLNGTNADNDIALSVPYIGVAGSMKNATVLPSQRLFLSRSDDARNPTVLANTTFQVAAPAAHPDWAQPLLETSDLVLPLGALPDQFLWLVMGSAEVRLEAVLIAAPGSEPNPDAKDNGLGLGVTSLGNVAGYPVLYRRPIGWLSSWNGNLADGSWAPAGRYRLSIFALKIMADRSVPESWERYDSPEFIIRYVQA; translated from the exons ATGGTCGCTTGGAGAGCTTCTGTTACGGCTCTGGCTAGTCTTGTGACTATTGCTGTTGCTTCGACAGTCGAGAGGTCCGAGACGACGCCCGTCATCGAGCAGACACATGTTCCTGGAGCGTTTATTGTTGAGTTTGCCGACAGCCAG GATGCACCTGCGTTTCTAAGTCGCCTAGAGTCagaggccggcatcgtcaaaGTGTCCCGGCGCCTCAACTTGAACTCCAAGATCTTCAGGGGCGTCTCCTTCAACGTCGAGGAccacgacgacaagacgatCAGCAGGATCGGCTCCCTGCCCCAGGTCAAGAACATCTGGCCCGTccccctcatcgccgtcccCGAGATCGACGTATCCTGGACCGGCAAGGACCTCAAGCACAAACACAAGCGCCAGACGAACTCGACCGCCTGGCCGCCGCACGTCATGACGCAGGTCGACAAGCTGCGCGCCGGCGGATTCACCGGCGAGGGCCTGcgcatcggcgtcgtcgacactGGTATCGACTACACCCACccggccctcggcggctgCTTCGGCCCCGGCTGCCTCGTCGAGTTCGGccacgacctcgtcggcgactcCTACGACGGCACCAGCGCGCCCGTGCCGGACGACGACCCGTTCGAGGAATGTCTAGGCCACGGCACgcacgtcgccggcatcgtcgcggCTACGGAGAACCCCATGGGCTTCACCGGCGCGTCGCCGGGCGTCAGGCTGGGCGCATACCGCACCTTCTCCTGCAGCGGCCTGACGTCGGGAGACGTCATGCTGGCGGGCGTCATCAGGGCCTTCGAGGATGGCAGCGACATCATCACAGGGTCCATCGGGAGCCCCAACGGGTGGGCCGGGGAGGCCTTTTCTGTGGCCGTCTCGAGGATCGTGGATGCCGGCGTGCCTTGCACCTTTGCCGCGGGTAACcaggtcggcggcaccgAGGGCTTGTTTGGCCTCAGCAACCCGAGctccggcgacggcgttatgtccatctcgtcgtACCAGAGCGAAGGCGCCGACAGTGCCGGGAAGGTGTCGGCTTATACCAGCTGGGGGCCTACCTTTGAGCTTGGCCTCGCACCCAGCTTCGGTGCTCCGGGTGGCGGCATCATGAGCACTTGGCCCGTTGCGCTTGGAGAGTACGCCGTGGCGTCTGGCACATCCATGGCAACCCCTCTCGTGGCCAGCATCGTTGCCCTAGTCTCCCAG GCTCGTGGGACTAGGGACCCGGACTTGATCAAGCGACTcctggcgtcgacggccaagCCGAATCTGTCCCAGAGCTACGGCGGAGGAGACTTcagcgtcggcctcggcccggTCGCACAGCAAGGTGCGGGCATGGTGCAGGCTTACGACGCGGCCTACGCAACCTCCATCCtcagcgtcgccggcatcTCCTTCAACGACACGGACAGCCTCGTATCCGAGACCTCCTTCACGGTCACGAACGTCGGGGACTCGGTCGCGACCTACAACGTCTCACACGCCCCAGCCCTCACGGCCATCACGCTCAGCGACATCTACCGCCAGAGCACGCCCGGGCTCTCCACGACGTACGCAACCCTGACCTTCGAGCCGGCCACCTTCACCCTAGAGCCGAACGCGAGTGCCGAGGTCAGCGTGAGCGTCGTACCCCCGCAAGGGCTCGACGCAGCAACTCTGCCCGTATACTCCGGATGGGTCGTCCTCAACGGCACcaacgccgacaacgacatcgCCCTCTCCGTGCCGTATATTGGCGTCGCCGGCTCGATGAAGAACGCCACGGTCCTCCCTTCTCAGcgtctttttctctctcgcaGTGACGACGCGAGGAATCCGACGGTGCTCGCGAACACGACCTTCCAGGTCGCTGCCCCTGCCGCCCACCCCGACTGGGCTCAGCCGCTGCTCGAAACGTCGGATCTAGTTCTTCCCCTGGGAGCGCTCCCCGACCAGTTCCTCTGGCTGGTCATGGGCAGCGCGGAGGTTCGTCTCGAGGCTGTGCTGATTGCGGCTCCTGGGTCCGAGCCGAACCCGGACGCAAAGGACAacggccttggtcttggtgtCACAAGCTTGGGGAACGTGGCTGGGTATCCCGTGCTGTACAGGAGACCCATCGGCTGGTTGAGTTCCTGGAATGGGAACCTAGCGGATGGTTCATGGGCGCCGGCCGGGCGATACCGGCTCAGCATCTTCGCGTTGAAGATCATGGCGGATAGAAGCGTCCCTGAGAGCTGGGAACGGTACGACTCTCCCGAGTTCATCATTCGATACGTGCAGGCTTAG